The Neomonachus schauinslandi chromosome 4, ASM220157v2, whole genome shotgun sequence genome includes a region encoding these proteins:
- the ATP1A1 gene encoding sodium/potassium-transporting ATPase subunit alpha-1 isoform X2, with protein MAFKVGRDKYEPAAVSEHGDKKKAKKERDMDELKKEVSMDDHKLSLDELHRKYGTDLSRGLTTARAAEILARDGPNALTPPPTTPEWVKFCRQLFGGFSMLLWIGAILCFLAYGIQAATEEEPQNDNLYLGVVLSAVVIITGCFSYYQEAKSSKIMESFKNMVPQQALVIRNGEKMSINAEEVVVGDLVEVKGGDRIPADLRIISANGCKVDNSSLTGESEPQTRSPDFTNENPLETRNIAFFSTNCVEGTARGIVVYTGDRTVMGRIATLASGLEGGQTPIAAEIEHFIHIITGVAVFLGVSFFILSLILEYTWLEAVIFLIGIIVANVPEGLLATVTVCLTLTAKRMARKNCLVKNLEAVETLGSTSTICSDKTGTLTQNRMTVAHMWFDNQIHEADTTENQSGVSFDKSSATWLSLSRIAGLCNRAVFQANQENLPILKRAVAGDASESALLKCIEVCCGSVKEMRERYAKIVEIPFNSTNKYQLSIHKNLNTSEPRHLLVMKGAPERILDRCSSILLHGKEQPLDEELKDAFQNAYLELGGLGERVLGFCHLFLPDEQFPEGFQFDTDEVNFPVENLCFVGLISMIDPPRAAVPDAVGKCRSAGIKVIMVTGDHPITAKAIAKGVGIISEGNETVEDIAARLNIPVSQVNPRDAKACVVHGSDLKDMTAEQLDDILKYHTEIVFARTSPQQKLIIVEGCQRQGAIVAVTGDGVNDSPALKKADIGVAMGIAGSDVSKQAADMILLDDNFASIVTGVEEGRLIFDNLKKSIAYTLTSNIPEITPFLIFIIANIPLPLGTVTILCIDLGTDMVPAISLAYEQAESDIMKRQPRNPKTDKLVNERLISMAYGQIGMIQALGGFFTYFVILAENGFLPTHLLGIRVDWDDRWINDVEDSYGQQWTYEQRKIVEFTCHTAFFVSIVVVQWADLVICKTRRNSVFQQGMKNKILIFGLFEETALAAFLSYCPGMGVALRMYPLKPTWWFCAFPYSLLIFVYDEVRKLIIRRRPGGWVEKETYY; from the exons ATGGCCTTTAAG GTTGGACGTGATAAATATGAACCTGCAGCCGTTTCAGAGCATGGCGACAAAAAGAAGGCCAAGAAAGAGCGGGATATGGATGAACTGAAGAAAGAAGTTTCTATG GATGACCATAAACTTAGCCTTGACGAACTTCATCGCAAATATGGAACAGACTTGAGTCGA GGCTTAACAACTGCTCGAGCTGCTGAGATCCTGGCTCGAGATGGCCCCAATGCTCTCACCCCGCCTCCCACCACTCCCGAATGGGTCAAGTTCTGTCGGCAGCTGTTTGGGGGTTTCTCGATGTTACTGTGGATTGGAGCGATTCTTTGTTTCTTAGCTTACGGCATCCAGGCTGCCACGGAAGAGGAACCTCAAAATGATAAC CTGTATCTTGGGGTGGTACTGTCAGCTGTCGTCATCATAACTGGTTGTTTCTCCTACTATCAAGAAGCTAAAAGTTCCAAGATCATGGAATCCTTCAAAAACATGGTTCCCCAG CAAGCCCTTGTGATTCGAAATGGTGAAAAAATGAGCATCAATGCAGAGGAAGTTGTGGTCGGGGATCTGGTGGAAGTGAAAGGAGGAGACCGAATCCCTGCTGACCTCAGGATCATCTCTGCCAATGGCTGCAAG GTGGACAACTCCTCACTCACTGGTGAATCAGAGCCCCAGACTAGGTCTCCAGACTTCACAAATGAAAACCCCCTGGAAACGAGGAACATTGCCTTCTTTTCAACCAACTGTGTGGAAG GTACTGCTCGTGGCATTGTCGTGTACACCGGGGACCGAACGGTGATGGGAAGAATCGCCACACTTGCTTCTGGGCTGGAAGGAGGCCAGACTCCCATCGCTGCCGAAATTGAGCATTTTATCCATATCATCACGGGTGTGGCCGTGTTCCTGGGTGTGTCCTTCTTCATCCTGTCTCTGATCCTGGAGTACACCTGGCTCGAGGCCGTCATCTTTCTTATCGGCATCATTGTCGCCAACGTGCCGGAAGGCCTGCTGGCCACTGTCACG GTATGTCTGACCCTTACTGCCAAACGCATGGCAAGGAAAAACTGCTTAGTGAAGAACTTAGAAGCCGTGGAGACCTTGGGGTCCACGTCCACCATCTGCTCAGATAAAACTGGAACTCTGACTCAGAACCGGATGACAGTGGCCCACATGTGGTTCGACAATCAAATCCATGAAGCCGACACAACGGAGAATCAGAGTG GTGTCTCATTTGACAAGAGTTCAGCCACCTGGCTCTCTCTGTCCAGAATTGCGGGTCTCTGTAATAGGGCGGTGTTTCAGGCGAACCAGGAAAACCTACCTATCCTTAAG CGGGCAGTTGCAGGCGACGCCTCGGAGTCCGCGCTCTTGAAATGTATCGAGGTGTGCTGTGGCTCAGTGAAGGAGATGAGAGAGCGATACGCCAAGATCGTGGAGATCCCCTTCAACTCCACCAACAAGTACCAG CTGTCCATCCACAAGAACCTCAACACGTCTGAGCCCCGACACCTGTTGGTGATGAAGGGTGCCCCAGAAAGGATCTTGGACCGCTGCAGCTCCATCCTCCTGCACGGCAAGGAGCAGCCCCTGGATGAGGAGCTGAAGGATGCCTTTCAGAATGCCTACCTGGAGCTGGGCGGCCTTGGAGAGCGAGTGCTAG GTTTCTGCCACCTCTTTCTGCCCGACGAACAGTTTCCTGAAGGGTTCCAGTTTGACACGGATGAGGTGAATTTCCCTGTTGAAAACCTCTGCTTTGTGGGGCTTATCTCCATGATTGACCCTCCGCGGGCCGCCGTCCCTGATGCCGTGGGCAAGTGTCGCAGCGCTGGTATTAAG GTCATCATGGTCACTGGAGACCATCCAATCACAGCCAAAGCCATTGCCAAAGGTGTGGGCATCATCTCAGAAGGCAACGAGACTGTGGAAGACATCGCTGCCCGCCTCAACATCCCAGTGAGCCAGGTGAACCCCAG AGATGCCAAGGCCTGCGTGGTACATGGAAGCGACCTGAAGGACATGACCGCTGAGCAGCTGGATGACATTCTGAAGTACCACACGGAGATCGTGTTTGCCAGGACCTCTCCTCAGCAGAAGCTTATCATCGTGGAAGGCTGCCAGAGACAG GGGGCTATCGTAGCTGTGACTGGCGATGGCGTGAACGACTCTCCAGCCTTGAAGAAGGCAGACATTGGGGTTGCTATGGGGATTGCTGGCTCCGACGTGTCTAAGCAAGCTGCAGACATGATTCTTCTGGATGACAACTTTGCGTCAATTGTAACTGGAGTAGAAGAAG GTCGTCTGATCTTTGATAACTTGAAGAAATCCATTGCCTACACCCTGACCAGTAACATTCCAGAGATCACCCCCTTCCTGATATTTATTATTGCAAACATTCCACTACCCCTGGGGACGGTCACCATCCTCTGCATTGACCTGGGCACGGACATG GTTCCTGCCATCTCCCTGGCTTACGAGCAAGCTGAGAGCGACATCATGAAGAGACAGCCCAGAAACCCCAAAACGGACAAGCTTGTGAACGAGCGGCTGATCAGCATGGCCTACGGGCAGATTG GTATGATCCAGGCCCTGGGGGGCTTCTTCACATACTTTGTGATTCTGGCTGAGAACGGCTTCCTCCCGACCCACCTGCTGGGCATCCGAGTGGACTGGGATGACCGCTGGATCAACGATGTGGAGGACAGCTACGGGCAGCAGTGG ACCTACGAACAGAGGAAGATCGTGGAGTTCACGTGCCACACAGCCTTCTTTGTCAGCATCGTGGTGGTGCAGTGGGCTGATCTGGTCATCTGTAAGACCAGGAGGAACTCTGTCTTCCAACAGGGGATGAA GAACAAGATCTTAATATTTGGCCTCTTTGAAGAGACGGCCCTTGCTGCTTTCCTTTCCTACTGCCCTGGAATGGGTGTTGCCCTGAGGATGTACCCCCTCAA ACCTACCTGGTGGTTCTGTGCCTTCCCCTACTCTCTCCTCATCTTCGTGTACGACGAAGTCCGAAAACTCATCATCAGGCGACGCCCTGGCG GCTGGGTAGAGAAAGAAACCTACTACTAG
- the ATP1A1 gene encoding sodium/potassium-transporting ATPase subunit alpha-1 isoform X1 produces MGKGVGRDKYEPAAVSEHGDKKKAKKERDMDELKKEVSMDDHKLSLDELHRKYGTDLSRGLTTARAAEILARDGPNALTPPPTTPEWVKFCRQLFGGFSMLLWIGAILCFLAYGIQAATEEEPQNDNLYLGVVLSAVVIITGCFSYYQEAKSSKIMESFKNMVPQQALVIRNGEKMSINAEEVVVGDLVEVKGGDRIPADLRIISANGCKVDNSSLTGESEPQTRSPDFTNENPLETRNIAFFSTNCVEGTARGIVVYTGDRTVMGRIATLASGLEGGQTPIAAEIEHFIHIITGVAVFLGVSFFILSLILEYTWLEAVIFLIGIIVANVPEGLLATVTVCLTLTAKRMARKNCLVKNLEAVETLGSTSTICSDKTGTLTQNRMTVAHMWFDNQIHEADTTENQSGVSFDKSSATWLSLSRIAGLCNRAVFQANQENLPILKRAVAGDASESALLKCIEVCCGSVKEMRERYAKIVEIPFNSTNKYQLSIHKNLNTSEPRHLLVMKGAPERILDRCSSILLHGKEQPLDEELKDAFQNAYLELGGLGERVLGFCHLFLPDEQFPEGFQFDTDEVNFPVENLCFVGLISMIDPPRAAVPDAVGKCRSAGIKVIMVTGDHPITAKAIAKGVGIISEGNETVEDIAARLNIPVSQVNPRDAKACVVHGSDLKDMTAEQLDDILKYHTEIVFARTSPQQKLIIVEGCQRQGAIVAVTGDGVNDSPALKKADIGVAMGIAGSDVSKQAADMILLDDNFASIVTGVEEGRLIFDNLKKSIAYTLTSNIPEITPFLIFIIANIPLPLGTVTILCIDLGTDMVPAISLAYEQAESDIMKRQPRNPKTDKLVNERLISMAYGQIGMIQALGGFFTYFVILAENGFLPTHLLGIRVDWDDRWINDVEDSYGQQWTYEQRKIVEFTCHTAFFVSIVVVQWADLVICKTRRNSVFQQGMKNKILIFGLFEETALAAFLSYCPGMGVALRMYPLKPTWWFCAFPYSLLIFVYDEVRKLIIRRRPGGWVEKETYY; encoded by the exons ATGGGGAAAGGG GTTGGACGTGATAAATATGAACCTGCAGCCGTTTCAGAGCATGGCGACAAAAAGAAGGCCAAGAAAGAGCGGGATATGGATGAACTGAAGAAAGAAGTTTCTATG GATGACCATAAACTTAGCCTTGACGAACTTCATCGCAAATATGGAACAGACTTGAGTCGA GGCTTAACAACTGCTCGAGCTGCTGAGATCCTGGCTCGAGATGGCCCCAATGCTCTCACCCCGCCTCCCACCACTCCCGAATGGGTCAAGTTCTGTCGGCAGCTGTTTGGGGGTTTCTCGATGTTACTGTGGATTGGAGCGATTCTTTGTTTCTTAGCTTACGGCATCCAGGCTGCCACGGAAGAGGAACCTCAAAATGATAAC CTGTATCTTGGGGTGGTACTGTCAGCTGTCGTCATCATAACTGGTTGTTTCTCCTACTATCAAGAAGCTAAAAGTTCCAAGATCATGGAATCCTTCAAAAACATGGTTCCCCAG CAAGCCCTTGTGATTCGAAATGGTGAAAAAATGAGCATCAATGCAGAGGAAGTTGTGGTCGGGGATCTGGTGGAAGTGAAAGGAGGAGACCGAATCCCTGCTGACCTCAGGATCATCTCTGCCAATGGCTGCAAG GTGGACAACTCCTCACTCACTGGTGAATCAGAGCCCCAGACTAGGTCTCCAGACTTCACAAATGAAAACCCCCTGGAAACGAGGAACATTGCCTTCTTTTCAACCAACTGTGTGGAAG GTACTGCTCGTGGCATTGTCGTGTACACCGGGGACCGAACGGTGATGGGAAGAATCGCCACACTTGCTTCTGGGCTGGAAGGAGGCCAGACTCCCATCGCTGCCGAAATTGAGCATTTTATCCATATCATCACGGGTGTGGCCGTGTTCCTGGGTGTGTCCTTCTTCATCCTGTCTCTGATCCTGGAGTACACCTGGCTCGAGGCCGTCATCTTTCTTATCGGCATCATTGTCGCCAACGTGCCGGAAGGCCTGCTGGCCACTGTCACG GTATGTCTGACCCTTACTGCCAAACGCATGGCAAGGAAAAACTGCTTAGTGAAGAACTTAGAAGCCGTGGAGACCTTGGGGTCCACGTCCACCATCTGCTCAGATAAAACTGGAACTCTGACTCAGAACCGGATGACAGTGGCCCACATGTGGTTCGACAATCAAATCCATGAAGCCGACACAACGGAGAATCAGAGTG GTGTCTCATTTGACAAGAGTTCAGCCACCTGGCTCTCTCTGTCCAGAATTGCGGGTCTCTGTAATAGGGCGGTGTTTCAGGCGAACCAGGAAAACCTACCTATCCTTAAG CGGGCAGTTGCAGGCGACGCCTCGGAGTCCGCGCTCTTGAAATGTATCGAGGTGTGCTGTGGCTCAGTGAAGGAGATGAGAGAGCGATACGCCAAGATCGTGGAGATCCCCTTCAACTCCACCAACAAGTACCAG CTGTCCATCCACAAGAACCTCAACACGTCTGAGCCCCGACACCTGTTGGTGATGAAGGGTGCCCCAGAAAGGATCTTGGACCGCTGCAGCTCCATCCTCCTGCACGGCAAGGAGCAGCCCCTGGATGAGGAGCTGAAGGATGCCTTTCAGAATGCCTACCTGGAGCTGGGCGGCCTTGGAGAGCGAGTGCTAG GTTTCTGCCACCTCTTTCTGCCCGACGAACAGTTTCCTGAAGGGTTCCAGTTTGACACGGATGAGGTGAATTTCCCTGTTGAAAACCTCTGCTTTGTGGGGCTTATCTCCATGATTGACCCTCCGCGGGCCGCCGTCCCTGATGCCGTGGGCAAGTGTCGCAGCGCTGGTATTAAG GTCATCATGGTCACTGGAGACCATCCAATCACAGCCAAAGCCATTGCCAAAGGTGTGGGCATCATCTCAGAAGGCAACGAGACTGTGGAAGACATCGCTGCCCGCCTCAACATCCCAGTGAGCCAGGTGAACCCCAG AGATGCCAAGGCCTGCGTGGTACATGGAAGCGACCTGAAGGACATGACCGCTGAGCAGCTGGATGACATTCTGAAGTACCACACGGAGATCGTGTTTGCCAGGACCTCTCCTCAGCAGAAGCTTATCATCGTGGAAGGCTGCCAGAGACAG GGGGCTATCGTAGCTGTGACTGGCGATGGCGTGAACGACTCTCCAGCCTTGAAGAAGGCAGACATTGGGGTTGCTATGGGGATTGCTGGCTCCGACGTGTCTAAGCAAGCTGCAGACATGATTCTTCTGGATGACAACTTTGCGTCAATTGTAACTGGAGTAGAAGAAG GTCGTCTGATCTTTGATAACTTGAAGAAATCCATTGCCTACACCCTGACCAGTAACATTCCAGAGATCACCCCCTTCCTGATATTTATTATTGCAAACATTCCACTACCCCTGGGGACGGTCACCATCCTCTGCATTGACCTGGGCACGGACATG GTTCCTGCCATCTCCCTGGCTTACGAGCAAGCTGAGAGCGACATCATGAAGAGACAGCCCAGAAACCCCAAAACGGACAAGCTTGTGAACGAGCGGCTGATCAGCATGGCCTACGGGCAGATTG GTATGATCCAGGCCCTGGGGGGCTTCTTCACATACTTTGTGATTCTGGCTGAGAACGGCTTCCTCCCGACCCACCTGCTGGGCATCCGAGTGGACTGGGATGACCGCTGGATCAACGATGTGGAGGACAGCTACGGGCAGCAGTGG ACCTACGAACAGAGGAAGATCGTGGAGTTCACGTGCCACACAGCCTTCTTTGTCAGCATCGTGGTGGTGCAGTGGGCTGATCTGGTCATCTGTAAGACCAGGAGGAACTCTGTCTTCCAACAGGGGATGAA GAACAAGATCTTAATATTTGGCCTCTTTGAAGAGACGGCCCTTGCTGCTTTCCTTTCCTACTGCCCTGGAATGGGTGTTGCCCTGAGGATGTACCCCCTCAA ACCTACCTGGTGGTTCTGTGCCTTCCCCTACTCTCTCCTCATCTTCGTGTACGACGAAGTCCGAAAACTCATCATCAGGCGACGCCCTGGCG GCTGGGTAGAGAAAGAAACCTACTACTAG